The Salminus brasiliensis chromosome 3, fSalBra1.hap2, whole genome shotgun sequence genome contains a region encoding:
- the LOC140551336 gene encoding free fatty acid receptor 2 — MLPSQMLLLVYIFTFLVGLPANILAFCTFCRKIHRKPAPIDILLLNLTISDLVFLAFLPFKMKEAYDGMVWLMYDFLCPLSSFMFFSTIYTSTFFLTAVSFERYLGVAFPIRYALYRRPRYAVIASVFFWLVGTGNLSIVYIVPFLPSCSGSNNDCTQNCSAKQPALTRCYDNFTQEQLDILLPVRLELFLVLFCVPFFICCFCYINFIRILSGLPHIGRRRRLRAIGLALVTLIVFAVCFGPYNASHVVGFIHEGSENWRSWALAFSTLNACLDPMIFYFSSSAVRSALSGFVKGLGEKVHVLRCKKLQCCPLQISKTEKYREPPPPDDLKGP, encoded by the coding sequence ATGTTGCCCAGCCAGATGCTCTTGCTTGTCTACATCTTTACGTTCCTAGTTGGACTCCCTGCCAATATCCTTGCCTTCTGCACCTTCTGCCGCAAGATTCACCGCAAACCTGCACCAATTGACATCCTTCTGCTTAACCTCACCATCTCTGACCTCGTCTTCCTTGCATTCTTGCCCTTTAAGATGAAGGAGGCTTATGATGGCATGGTTTGGTTGATGTATGACTTCCTGTGTCCCCTCAGCAGCTTCATGTTCTTCTCTACCATTTACACTAGCACATTCTTCCTGACGGCAGTGAGCTTTGAGCGCTACTTGGGCGTTGCTTTCCCAATCCGATATGCGTTGTACCGTCGACCTCGCTATGCAGTGATTGCTAGCGTCTTCTTCTGGCTCGTGGGAACTGGCAACCTCAGCATTGTTTACATTGTGCCATTTTTGCCTTCGTGCAGTGGAAGCAATAATGACTGTACTCAAAACTGTAGTGCAAAACAACCTGCTCTGACAAGGTGCTATGACAACTTCACCCAAGAGCAGCTGGATATTCTGCTCCCAGTCCGCCTGGAGCTCTTCCTGGTGCTCTTCTGTGTACCTTTCTTCATCTGCTGCTTTTGCTACATCAACTTCATACGGATTCTGTCTGGCTTGCCCCACATTGGCCGGCGTCGGCGGCTAAGGGCcattgggctggccctggttaCTCTGATTGTGTTTGCTGTATGTTTCGGGCCCTATAATGCATCACACGTGGTAGGCTTCATTCATGAGGGAAGTGAGAACTGGCGCTCGTGGGCTTTGGCATTCAGCACCCTCAACGCCTGCCTGGACCCTATGATCTTCTACTTCTCATCATCAGCAGTAAGGAGTGCCCTTAGCGGCTTTGTGAAGGGACTCGGGGAGAAGGTTCATGTCCTGAGATGTAAGAAGCTTCAGTGTTGTCCTCTGCAGATTTCCAAGACTGAGAAATACAGAGAACCACCTCCACCTGATGACCTGAAAGGTCCTTAG